In Sphaeramia orbicularis chromosome 5, fSphaOr1.1, whole genome shotgun sequence, a genomic segment contains:
- the LOC115419097 gene encoding adenosine receptor A1-like, producing MNVGEVMYMLVEVLIAISCCVGNMLVILSLWISKSIQQPTYCLIVSLAVADFLVGCVAIPLAVVVDEQVDTSFSACLFISCVVILLTLVSVLTLTAIAVDRFLRVYIPLRYKRTVTQRLSWFVVAACWLIALPLSFTPMLGWYNHENLPKGDNSTIVCKFITVIPMSYLVYFSFFLCNFTPLSVMAALYCFIFCTIQGNLREKPGNSTQKQSQKYLRKEKQLAASLFLVLVLFALSWLPLHMMNCIVYFGWSSYVPHSAFYVGILLSHANSAVNPVVYAFKIDKIRRAYLDLWRQYMSQEQKELQSSQTTDNNLLSNTNSVPKND from the exons ATGAATGTAGGTGAAGTGATGTACATGTTGGTGGAGGTGCTCATTGCCATTAGCTGCTGTGTGGGTAACATGCTGGTGATTTTGTCACTGTGGATCAGTAAGAGTATCCAACAGCCAACCTACTGCCTTATTGTCTCTCTGGCTGTGGCTGACTTCTTGGTTGGATGCGTGGCCATACCACTGGCTGTGGTCGTGGACGAACAAGTGGACACATCATTCAGCGCTTGTCTCTTCATCAGCTGTGTGGTCATCCTGCTCACTCTGGTCTCAGTTTTGACTCTCACAGCTATTGCAGTGGACCGATTCCTGCGGGTGTATATCCCACTCAG GTACAAAAGGACTGTAACACAAAGGCTTTCCTGGTTTGTGGTAGCAGCATGTTGGCTCATAGCGTTACCACTCAGTTTTACACCCATGTTGGGATGGTACAACCATGAAAACTTACCTAAGGGAGACAACTCCACCATTGTCTGCAAGTTCATAACTGTGATCCCCATGTCCTACCTGGTCTACTTCAGTTTCTTCCTCTGTAACTTCACACCTCTGTCAGTGATGGCTGCTTTGTACTGCTTCATCTTTTGCACCATTCAAGGAAACCTACGAGAGAAACCCGGCAACAGCACCCAAAAACAGTCTCAGAAGTACCTGAGGAAGGAAAAGCAACTGGCAGCATCTCTGTTTCTGGTCTTGGTCCTGTTTGCTCTGTCCTGGCTCCCCCTCCACATGATGAACTGCATTGTGTACTTTGGTTGGTCGAGTTATGTACCACACTCAGCTTTCTATGTTGGCATCCTGCTTTCACATGCGAACTCGGCTGTAAACCCAGTTGTATATGCGTTCAAAATAGACAAAATCAGAAGAGCCTACTTGGATCTTTGGAGACAGTATATGTCACAAGAACAAAAAGAATTGCAGAGCAGCCAGACAACAGACAACAATCTACTCAGCAATACCAACAGTGTACCGAAAAATGACTGA